A part of Aegilops tauschii subsp. strangulata cultivar AL8/78 chromosome 2, Aet v6.0, whole genome shotgun sequence genomic DNA contains:
- the LOC109767653 gene encoding histone deacetylase 5 isoform X2, with translation MAAAGAATPVGAAPRVGLLYDDRMCAHATPDGEKHPENPERLRAIRRKLDAEGVASRCVDMKAKEAKEKYIASVHTPNHIKLIRDISSKEYDYRRNKTARKFNSIYFNEGSSESAFLAAGSVIEVAEKVAAGELSSAIALVRPPGHHAEHNEPMGFCLFNNVAIAANYLLNERPDLGINKILIVDWDVHHGNGTQKMFYSDPRVLFFSVHRFDYGSFYPCEGDASHCFIGEGAGEGYNINVPWEHGKCSDADYVAAWDHVLLPIAEAFDPDIILLSAGFDAAMGDPLGGCCITPDGYALLLTKLLGFAKGRIVMALEGGYNLKSIANSLCACTKVLLGDNFTYNSPRMQPFESTWRVIQMVRDELKAYWPVLSSKLPDNVPLRSAPSYIEPYASSGSESDVEDVSELPDAISSVNVTQVVDDVLSKHITMLKLDEDNLATKNTSSDSVQAQDDGPVVASTRIYDLPFTWRSALSKVYVWYASFGSNMWKPRFLCYIEGGKVDGMSISCFGSHDTSPPRGTMWKTVPHRLFFGRSSTPCWGTGGVAFLNPEINYNDESYVCMYKITLEQFNDVLFQENRLVKDNSEDGKLESPSSPLIGLSEIESVSSNKALHLEPIKDSWYSNVLHLGEEDGLPILTMTCPSTAVAQHKSGELPLAPPSETYSATLIKGLVEGKQLDANEAANYISSAAARSL, from the exons ATGGCGGCGGCTGGTGCAGCGACGCCGGTGGGCGCGGCGCCCAGGGTGGGGCTGCTGTACGACGACAGGATGTGCGCGCACGCGACGCCTGACGGGGAGAAGCACCCGGAGAACCCCGAGCGGCTGCGCGCCATCCGGCGCAAGCTCGACGCCGAGGGCGTCGCGTCCAG GTGTGTGGACATGAAGGCAAAGGAGGCCAAAGAAAAATATATAGCCTCTGTTCATACCCCAAATCATATAAAACTTATAAGGGATATCAGCTCGAAGGAGTATGATTACCGTCGAAACAAGACTGCTAGGAAATTCAATTCCATTTACTTCAATGAGGGCTCCTCAGAGTCTGCTTTCCTTGCAGCTGGTTCTGTCATCGAG GTTGCTGAGAAGGTTGCGGCAGGTGAGTTGAGTTCTGCTATCGCTCTTGTCAGACCTCCAGGCCACCATGCTGAACATAATGAGCCAATGGGATTTTGTCTCTTCAACAACGTGGCTATTGCAGCAAATTATCTCTTAAATGAGAGG CCTGACCTAGGTATCAACAAGATATTAATCGTCGATTGGGATGTTCATCATGGAAATGGCACACAGAAGATGTTTTATAGTGACCCTCGTGTATTGTTCTTTTCAGTGCACAG ATTTGATTACGGAAGCTTCTACCCTTGTGAAGGGGATGCATCTCACTGTTTCATTGGGGAAGGAGCTGGTGAAGGGTACAACATTAATGTGCCCTGGGAGCATGGTAAATGTAGTGATGCAGATTATGTTGCTGCATGGGACCATGTACTGCTTCCTATTGCAGAAGCATTTGATCCTGATATAATATTACTGTCTGCTGGGTTTGACGCAG CAATGGGTGATCCTCTTGGTGGTTGCTGCATCACTCCAGATGGATATGCACTGCTACTAACAAAG CTGTTAGGTTTTGCAAAAGGAAGGATTGTGATGGCTCTTGAAGGAGGTTATAACCTTAAGTCCATAGCAAACTCACTTTGTGCTTGCACAAAAGTTTTGTTGGGAGATAACTTCACATATAACTCTCCACGGATGCAACCATTTGAATCTACATGGAGAGTCATACAAATG GTACGCGATGAATTAAAGGCATACTGGCCTGTTTTGAGCAGCAAGCTTCCGGATAATGTACCTTTGAGGAGTGCACCGTCATATATCGAG CCATACGCATCCTCTGGTTCTGAGTCTGATGTTGAAGATGTTAGTGAGCTTCCTGATGCTATTTCATCTGTCAATGTTACTCAAGTTGTTGATGATGTTTTAAGTAAACACATCACAATGTTGAAACTTGACGAAGATAACCTTGCGACGAAGAACACCTCAAGTGATTCAGTTCAAGCACAAGACGACGGACCTGTTGTGGCGTCTACAAGAATATATGATCTACCATTTACTTGGAGATCAGCATTGTCAAAAGTTTATGTTTGGTATGCCAGCTTTGGTTCAAACATGTGGAAACCAAGGTTCTTGTGCTACATTGAAGGGGGGAAG GTTGATGGTATGAGTATATCATGCTTTGGTTCACATGACACAAGCCCACCAAGAGGTACCATGTGGAAGACTGTGCCTCATAGATTGTTTTTTGGGAGATCTTCTACCCCTTGCTGGGGTACCGGTGGTGTTGCTTTCCTCAACCCTGAGATAAACTACAATGATGAGTCATATGTCTGCATGTACAAAATAAC GCTTGAGCAGTTCAATGATGTATTGTTTCAAGAGAACAGGTTAGTGAAGGATAACAGCGAAGATGGAAAACTTGAGTCTCCCAGCTCTCCTTTGATTGGCTTGTCCGAAATAGAGTCTGTCTCTTCAAACAAAGCTCTTCATCTTGAACCTATCAAG GATAGCTGGTACTCCAATGTACTTCACCTTGGAGAGGAGGACGGCCTTCCAATCTTAACTATGAC ATGCCCCTCAACTGCTGTTGCGCAGCACAAATCCGGCGAGCTGCCATTAGCTCCTCCATCTGAGACCTACTCCGCCACTCTGATCAAGGGACTCGTGGAAGGGAAGCAGCTGGACGCCAACGAGGCTGCCAACTACATCTCCTCTGCTGCCGCAAGAAGCCTGTGA
- the LOC109767653 gene encoding histone deacetylase 5 isoform X1 codes for MAAAGAATPVGAAPRVGLLYDDRMCAHATPDGEKHPENPERLRAIRRKLDAEGVASRCVDMKAKEAKEKYIASVHTPNHIKLIRDISSKEYDYRRNKTARKFNSIYFNEGSSESAFLAAGSVIEVAEKVAAGELSSAIALVRPPGHHAEHNEPMGFCLFNNVAIAANYLLNERPDLGINKILIVDWDVHHGNGTQKMFYSDPRVLFFSVHRFDYGSFYPCEGDASHCFIGEGAGEGYNINVPWEHGKCSDADYVAAWDHVLLPIAEAFDPDIILLSAGFDAAMGDPLGGCCITPDGYALLLTKLLGFAKGRIVMALEGGYNLKSIANSLCACTKVLLGDNFTYNSPRMQPFESTWRVIQMVMVRDELKAYWPVLSSKLPDNVPLRSAPSYIEPYASSGSESDVEDVSELPDAISSVNVTQVVDDVLSKHITMLKLDEDNLATKNTSSDSVQAQDDGPVVASTRIYDLPFTWRSALSKVYVWYASFGSNMWKPRFLCYIEGGKVDGMSISCFGSHDTSPPRGTMWKTVPHRLFFGRSSTPCWGTGGVAFLNPEINYNDESYVCMYKITLEQFNDVLFQENRLVKDNSEDGKLESPSSPLIGLSEIESVSSNKALHLEPIKDSWYSNVLHLGEEDGLPILTMTCPSTAVAQHKSGELPLAPPSETYSATLIKGLVEGKQLDANEAANYISSAAARSL; via the exons ATGGCGGCGGCTGGTGCAGCGACGCCGGTGGGCGCGGCGCCCAGGGTGGGGCTGCTGTACGACGACAGGATGTGCGCGCACGCGACGCCTGACGGGGAGAAGCACCCGGAGAACCCCGAGCGGCTGCGCGCCATCCGGCGCAAGCTCGACGCCGAGGGCGTCGCGTCCAG GTGTGTGGACATGAAGGCAAAGGAGGCCAAAGAAAAATATATAGCCTCTGTTCATACCCCAAATCATATAAAACTTATAAGGGATATCAGCTCGAAGGAGTATGATTACCGTCGAAACAAGACTGCTAGGAAATTCAATTCCATTTACTTCAATGAGGGCTCCTCAGAGTCTGCTTTCCTTGCAGCTGGTTCTGTCATCGAG GTTGCTGAGAAGGTTGCGGCAGGTGAGTTGAGTTCTGCTATCGCTCTTGTCAGACCTCCAGGCCACCATGCTGAACATAATGAGCCAATGGGATTTTGTCTCTTCAACAACGTGGCTATTGCAGCAAATTATCTCTTAAATGAGAGG CCTGACCTAGGTATCAACAAGATATTAATCGTCGATTGGGATGTTCATCATGGAAATGGCACACAGAAGATGTTTTATAGTGACCCTCGTGTATTGTTCTTTTCAGTGCACAG ATTTGATTACGGAAGCTTCTACCCTTGTGAAGGGGATGCATCTCACTGTTTCATTGGGGAAGGAGCTGGTGAAGGGTACAACATTAATGTGCCCTGGGAGCATGGTAAATGTAGTGATGCAGATTATGTTGCTGCATGGGACCATGTACTGCTTCCTATTGCAGAAGCATTTGATCCTGATATAATATTACTGTCTGCTGGGTTTGACGCAG CAATGGGTGATCCTCTTGGTGGTTGCTGCATCACTCCAGATGGATATGCACTGCTACTAACAAAG CTGTTAGGTTTTGCAAAAGGAAGGATTGTGATGGCTCTTGAAGGAGGTTATAACCTTAAGTCCATAGCAAACTCACTTTGTGCTTGCACAAAAGTTTTGTTGGGAGATAACTTCACATATAACTCTCCACGGATGCAACCATTTGAATCTACATGGAGAGTCATACAAATGGTAATG GTACGCGATGAATTAAAGGCATACTGGCCTGTTTTGAGCAGCAAGCTTCCGGATAATGTACCTTTGAGGAGTGCACCGTCATATATCGAG CCATACGCATCCTCTGGTTCTGAGTCTGATGTTGAAGATGTTAGTGAGCTTCCTGATGCTATTTCATCTGTCAATGTTACTCAAGTTGTTGATGATGTTTTAAGTAAACACATCACAATGTTGAAACTTGACGAAGATAACCTTGCGACGAAGAACACCTCAAGTGATTCAGTTCAAGCACAAGACGACGGACCTGTTGTGGCGTCTACAAGAATATATGATCTACCATTTACTTGGAGATCAGCATTGTCAAAAGTTTATGTTTGGTATGCCAGCTTTGGTTCAAACATGTGGAAACCAAGGTTCTTGTGCTACATTGAAGGGGGGAAG GTTGATGGTATGAGTATATCATGCTTTGGTTCACATGACACAAGCCCACCAAGAGGTACCATGTGGAAGACTGTGCCTCATAGATTGTTTTTTGGGAGATCTTCTACCCCTTGCTGGGGTACCGGTGGTGTTGCTTTCCTCAACCCTGAGATAAACTACAATGATGAGTCATATGTCTGCATGTACAAAATAAC GCTTGAGCAGTTCAATGATGTATTGTTTCAAGAGAACAGGTTAGTGAAGGATAACAGCGAAGATGGAAAACTTGAGTCTCCCAGCTCTCCTTTGATTGGCTTGTCCGAAATAGAGTCTGTCTCTTCAAACAAAGCTCTTCATCTTGAACCTATCAAG GATAGCTGGTACTCCAATGTACTTCACCTTGGAGAGGAGGACGGCCTTCCAATCTTAACTATGAC ATGCCCCTCAACTGCTGTTGCGCAGCACAAATCCGGCGAGCTGCCATTAGCTCCTCCATCTGAGACCTACTCCGCCACTCTGATCAAGGGACTCGTGGAAGGGAAGCAGCTGGACGCCAACGAGGCTGCCAACTACATCTCCTCTGCTGCCGCAAGAAGCCTGTGA